From a region of the Impatiens glandulifera chromosome 4, dImpGla2.1, whole genome shotgun sequence genome:
- the LOC124935216 gene encoding uncharacterized protein LOC124935216 encodes MDIDLAIHTEKPTTLTIIISSEEKAKFEEYDRSNCMSLTIIKRAIPEFLKGVVFKDTTNTKDYVTEIEKCYVKSDKAETSTILKSLISMRYKGNGNIREYIIEMSNLASKLKVLKFDLHEDLLVHLILISLLVQFKHFKFSFNCQKET; translated from the coding sequence ATGGACATTGACCTTGCGATACATACAGAGAAACCTACTACTCTTACGATTATTATATCTTCTGAAGAGAAGGCAAAATTTGAGGAATATGATCGCTCTAACTGCATGAGTCTTACGATCATAAAGCGTGCAATTCCGGAGTTTCTTAAGGGTGTTGTGTTTAAGGACACCACCAATACTAAAGATTACGTTACAGAAATTGAAAAGTGTTATGTTAAAAGTGATAAGGCTGAAACAAGCACTATTCTTAAGAGCTTGATTTCAATGAGGTATAAGGGCAATGGTAATATAAGGGAGTACATCATTGAGATGTCTAATCTTGCATCGAAACTTAAGGTATTAAAGTTTGATTTGCATGAGGATTTACTTGTGCATCTCATTCTGATTTCTCTCCTGGTTCAATTCAAGCACTTTAAATTCAGTTTTAACTGTCAGAAGGAAACGTGA